The Brachyspira hyodysenteriae ATCC 27164 genome includes a window with the following:
- a CDS encoding efflux RND transporter permease subunit, which produces MDRIIELFAKNRLLVNVIILVTLAVGIYSYLNIEKEAFPSTNFDVMIVQVIYPGASPEDVEQYAMIPLEDELQTIAGIDEFYSIMIENAGILTIRIDMNLKDSRAVKDEIFRRLQNAPNVSKDVQEIKIFEANANRLPIYNLGIRFKKGMEGSEKELYDISKRFEKELKYVDGVANIEVYGRTDPEIQILADPHKLSEYYTSLSEIIQALSLRNIRSTSGSMKPDENADLEEKNKLLVTTGQFQDPLTITNVIIRSIFNGQPIRIGDVARVEELFVDKSVYMRVNSQHGYSINIIKREDADILKTIDNVNKYFENNKATIPNNIEIVPMADNSRTINDLLNAVSSNIITGFIIIFIILIIFLDFKSAIFTSLGMLIVIAVSLIYMTYFGITFNIISLGGIITVLGMIVDNSIVVSENIFNYHQRGIKGLNATKSAVGEVFMPMLVSTLTTVASFAPIIFVTGTMGRLINQYPRVVIVALVVSIFQAVLLLPNNLITKEELTGEHKRKRFNFKNPLDFDKDKLFDKLKIPFVKFLRLTLKFRYIVLMFFVVTLLITLAIAKVIFAKFTLVYDTSADVIVVNIDSGIGSSLYKTEKYLQQVENIIYDTIDTNDIIAVYSLLGKQLDKNTVEVSEEMDNLAGIMIYLVPANNRKKIAYDIADDLTLAIEKSGIKDELELITVNTKLPINPGKAVDIKIIGNDTAMVKEVKDKMKEHLLSLNGIINYDDDDKIGQEELRVIFDYDRMGELGVNVAYAARELRAAYAGIVATSIQQFENKLDFRVRLDKKYTYDTNVLNNLYIPNTYNRLIQLKDIAHIYITNNQSSIRHYNGKKSITMTADIEQGKNTAIQVTYAMQNYFNSISKDYPNISVEFAGEVKETRGSIIGIAWGYVVAIIAIYVILLLQFNKFVQPFMILGIIPFGIIGVILGFAAHRMPMSFVGAVGIVGLAGVVVNNGIIMVDLINRILEQGNIHTKEDVLNAVVEGAGDRFRAIFLTTVTTIFGLLPTVYGIGGSADLIVPMVMAMAYGLLFAALLTLIFLPCLFMISADLKLIKINYKN; this is translated from the coding sequence ATGGATAGAATAATAGAACTATTTGCAAAAAACAGATTATTAGTTAATGTTATTATTTTGGTTACTTTAGCTGTTGGAATATACTCTTATCTTAATATAGAGAAAGAAGCTTTTCCATCAACTAACTTTGATGTTATGATAGTTCAGGTTATATATCCGGGTGCTTCTCCGGAAGACGTTGAGCAATATGCAATGATTCCATTAGAAGATGAACTTCAGACTATAGCAGGTATTGATGAGTTTTATTCTATAATGATAGAAAATGCAGGAATACTTACTATAAGAATAGACATGAATCTTAAAGACTCAAGAGCTGTAAAAGATGAAATATTCAGACGGCTTCAGAATGCTCCTAATGTATCTAAAGATGTTCAGGAGATAAAAATTTTTGAAGCTAATGCAAACAGACTTCCTATATATAATTTGGGAATAAGATTCAAGAAAGGAATGGAAGGAAGCGAAAAAGAACTTTATGATATATCCAAAAGATTTGAAAAAGAATTAAAATATGTAGACGGAGTTGCAAATATTGAAGTTTACGGAAGAACAGATCCAGAAATTCAAATATTAGCAGATCCTCATAAATTAAGCGAATATTATACTTCATTATCAGAAATCATACAGGCATTATCTTTGAGAAATATACGTTCTACAAGCGGAAGTATGAAGCCTGATGAAAATGCTGATTTAGAAGAAAAGAACAAATTACTTGTAACTACAGGACAATTTCAAGATCCTCTGACTATTACAAATGTTATTATACGATCTATATTTAATGGTCAGCCTATAAGAATCGGAGATGTTGCAAGAGTTGAAGAATTATTCGTAGATAAAAGCGTATATATGAGAGTTAATAGTCAGCATGGATATTCCATAAACATAATAAAAAGAGAAGATGCTGATATATTAAAAACTATAGATAATGTTAATAAATATTTTGAGAATAACAAAGCAACAATACCAAACAATATTGAAATAGTTCCTATGGCTGATAATTCAAGAACTATTAATGATTTACTTAATGCAGTTTCTTCAAATATCATAACAGGATTCATAATAATATTTATAATACTTATAATATTTTTGGATTTTAAAAGTGCTATATTTACTTCACTTGGAATGCTTATAGTTATTGCTGTTTCTCTTATTTATATGACATACTTTGGAATAACTTTCAATATAATTTCTTTAGGCGGAATTATAACAGTTTTAGGTATGATAGTTGACAACTCAATAGTAGTTTCAGAAAATATTTTTAATTATCATCAAAGAGGAATAAAAGGACTTAATGCCACAAAAAGTGCTGTAGGGGAAGTATTTATGCCTATGCTTGTTTCTACTCTTACAACGGTTGCATCTTTTGCTCCTATAATATTCGTTACAGGAACTATGGGAAGATTAATCAATCAATATCCTAGAGTTGTTATAGTAGCATTAGTTGTAAGTATATTTCAGGCTGTTTTACTTCTTCCTAATAACTTAATTACAAAAGAAGAACTTACAGGAGAACATAAAAGAAAAAGATTTAATTTCAAAAATCCTCTTGATTTTGATAAGGATAAATTATTCGATAAATTAAAAATACCTTTTGTTAAATTTTTAAGATTAACATTAAAATTTAGATATATTGTATTAATGTTTTTTGTAGTTACATTGCTTATAACATTAGCTATAGCTAAAGTAATATTTGCTAAGTTTACTTTAGTTTATGATACTAGTGCTGACGTTATAGTTGTTAATATTGATTCAGGAATTGGAAGCTCTCTATACAAAACAGAAAAATATCTTCAGCAGGTAGAAAATATTATTTATGATACAATAGATACTAATGATATAATAGCAGTATACAGTTTATTAGGTAAGCAATTAGATAAAAACACTGTAGAAGTGTCCGAAGAAATGGATAATCTTGCGGGAATTATGATATATTTAGTTCCTGCTAATAACAGAAAAAAAATTGCTTATGATATAGCAGATGATTTAACTCTTGCCATAGAAAAAAGCGGAATAAAAGATGAATTGGAATTAATCACAGTAAATACTAAACTTCCTATAAACCCAGGAAAAGCAGTAGATATAAAAATAATAGGCAATGATACTGCTATGGTTAAAGAAGTAAAAGATAAAATGAAAGAACATCTTTTAAGTTTAAATGGAATAATAAACTATGATGATGATGATAAAATCGGACAGGAAGAATTAAGAGTAATATTTGATTATGACAGAATGGGAGAACTAGGTGTTAATGTTGCTTATGCTGCAAGAGAATTAAGAGCGGCTTATGCTGGAATAGTAGCTACTTCAATTCAGCAGTTTGAAAATAAATTAGACTTCAGAGTAAGATTAGATAAAAAATATACTTATGATACAAATGTACTTAATAATCTTTATATACCAAATACATATAACAGACTTATACAATTAAAAGATATAGCACATATATATATTACAAACAATCAATCAAGCATAAGACATTATAACGGTAAAAAATCTATAACGATGACAGCAGATATTGAACAGGGAAAAAATACTGCCATACAAGTAACATATGCAATGCAGAATTATTTTAATTCTATATCAAAAGATTATCCTAATATAAGCGTAGAGTTTGCAGGAGAGGTAAAAGAGACTAGAGGCTCTATAATAGGTATTGCTTGGGGATATGTTGTTGCTATCATTGCAATATATGTAATACTTCTTCTTCAATTTAATAAATTTGTTCAGCCTTTCATGATTTTGGGTATAATACCATTTGGAATAATAGGAGTTATACTAGGATTTGCAGCACATAGAATGCCTATGTCTTTTGTTGGTGCTGTAGGTATAGTTGGGCTTGCAGGTGTAGTTGTAAATAATGGTATTATAATGGTGGACTTAATAAACAGAATACTTGAACAAGGAAACATACATACAAAAGAAGATGTACTCAATGCTGTAGTAGAAGGTGCAGGCGACAGATTCAGAGCAATATTTCTAACAACAGTTACTACAATATTCGGACTTCTTCCAACTGTTTATGGTATAGGCGGAAGTGCTGATTTGATAGTACCTATGGTTATGGCTATGGCTTACGGACTTTTATTTGCTGCACTTTTGACATTGATATTTTTACCTTGTCTATTTATGATATCAGCGGATTTGAAACTTATAAAAATAAATTATAAAAACTGA
- a CDS encoding SAVED domain-containing protein — translation MKDNNKIFDYMTEDDNIKRVKIFHSIRGNAQNFGEMPPIDLEIDLDKEYKEYKNEKENKIDNVIKKLKNIILSKFKEKNITKDYQIVLYAIAPNSILVSIAYILEKYGYNFVFLPKPKDSLSWGFKDVEIDEPELKSFIESKSNVLRIDNINHPIGMILSGQSNINDIEQVYKDDKNLILNKGFDYSYSNIITITHQVILEENSHKSLVNKRCYYIFTKKIDEIFDDILKYKNLEEVHILSSIPANGLLYVGQKMADYKYDYLTFYIYNYSSDNNRYELGAILNSNLLEY, via the coding sequence ATGAAAGATAATAATAAAATTTTTGATTATATGACTGAAGATGATAATATTAAAAGAGTGAAAATATTTCATTCTATAAGAGGAAATGCTCAGAACTTCGGAGAAATGCCTCCTATTGATTTGGAAATAGATTTAGATAAAGAATATAAAGAATACAAAAATGAAAAAGAAAATAAAATAGATAATGTTATAAAGAAATTAAAAAATATTATATTATCAAAGTTTAAAGAAAAAAATATAACTAAAGATTATCAAATAGTTCTTTATGCAATAGCTCCTAACAGCATACTTGTTTCTATTGCTTATATATTAGAGAAATACGGATATAATTTTGTTTTTCTCCCAAAGCCAAAAGACTCATTATCTTGGGGATTCAAAGATGTAGAAATAGATGAGCCTGAATTAAAAAGTTTTATAGAAAGTAAATCAAATGTTCTGAGAATAGATAATATTAATCACCCAATAGGTATGATACTATCAGGACAATCAAATATTAATGATATAGAACAAGTTTATAAAGATGATAAAAATCTTATTCTTAATAAAGGATTCGATTATTCATACAGCAATATCATCACAATAACGCATCAAGTTATATTGGAAGAGAATTCTCATAAAAGTTTGGTGAATAAAAGATGTTATTATATTTTTACTAAAAAGATAGATGAAATTTTTGATGACATTTTAAAATATAAAAATTTAGAAGAAGTTCATATATTAAGTTCCATACCTGCTAATGGACTTTTATATGTAGGGCAAAAAATGGCTGATTATAAATATGATTATTTAACATTTTATATATATAATTACAGCAGCGACAATAACAGATATGAACTCGGAGCAATACTTAATAGCAATTTACTAGAGTATTAA
- the tsaD gene encoding tRNA (adenosine(37)-N6)-threonylcarbamoyltransferase complex transferase subunit TsaD — protein sequence MKILGIDTSCDDTSAAIVEDGKNVLSSVLSSSIDAHKEFQGVVPEIAARKHLEAILYVIDKALKDANTTLDDIDLFAVTNRPGLLGSLLVGVASAKSLAFSLNKPLLALDHIAAHIYSPHLTNDIEFPYIALVVSGGHTIITEVHDYGEYKVVGTTLDDAVGEAYDKVSKFLNLGYPGGPIIDRLAKEGNKEAIKYPIVLLNGIDEFNFSYSGLKTACVYSTKKYLKEGYEATNENIAAAFQISAIEPLYIKTLKYVEKSGIKRVTLSGGVACNSYLRERFGNSKDFECYLPALKYTTDNAAMVAGLAYHMKDKQDFADYNLDCFSRVLNKKYNKNKSAK from the coding sequence ATGAAAATATTAGGTATAGACACTTCATGCGATGATACTTCTGCTGCTATAGTTGAGGACGGAAAAAATGTACTTTCTTCAGTATTAAGCTCATCAATAGATGCACATAAAGAATTTCAAGGAGTAGTTCCTGAAATTGCCGCAAGAAAACATTTGGAAGCCATACTCTATGTAATAGATAAAGCATTAAAAGATGCAAATACCACTTTAGATGATATAGATTTATTTGCAGTTACAAACAGACCGGGACTTTTAGGATCTTTGCTTGTTGGAGTAGCAAGTGCAAAATCATTAGCATTTTCTTTAAACAAACCCTTGCTGGCTTTGGATCATATAGCTGCACATATTTACTCGCCTCATCTTACTAATGATATAGAGTTTCCTTATATAGCATTGGTTGTATCCGGAGGGCATACTATAATAACAGAAGTGCATGATTACGGTGAATATAAAGTTGTAGGCACTACTTTAGATGATGCTGTGGGCGAAGCTTATGATAAAGTTTCAAAATTTTTAAATCTAGGATATCCGGGCGGACCTATAATAGACAGATTAGCTAAAGAAGGAAACAAAGAAGCAATAAAATATCCTATTGTATTATTAAACGGCATAGATGAATTTAACTTCTCATACAGCGGACTTAAAACTGCATGCGTTTATTCTACAAAAAAATATCTTAAAGAAGGATACGAAGCAACTAATGAAAATATAGCTGCTGCATTTCAAATAAGTGCAATAGAGCCTTTATATATCAAAACTTTGAAATATGTTGAAAAAAGCGGTATTAAAAGAGTTACATTATCCGGCGGAGTGGCATGCAATAGTTATTTAAGAGAGAGATTTGGAAACTCTAAAGACTTTGAATGTTATCTGCCTGCTTTAAAATACACAACAGACAATGCTGCTATGGTTGCAGGGCTTGCTTATCATATGAAAGATAAACAGGATTTTGCTGATTATAATTTAGATTGTTTTTCAAGAGTTTTGAATAAAAAATATAATAAAAACAAAAGTGCAAAATAA
- the purB gene encoding adenylosuccinate lyase produces the protein MIKRYTRKEMGELWSLQNEFQVMLDVEIAACEAMAEIGEIPQEAVKNIKEKATFTVERIAEIEKETNHDIISFVTAVQENVGEGGQYIHKGLTSSDVKDTALAVMMKRSAEIILDDLKRLSEVLLRRAKEHKYTPCIGRTHGIHAEPMTLGLKFILWYDENERNIKRVEEAKKQVSVGKLSGAVGTYSNIDPRIEEIVCKKLGIEADKVSTQIIQRDRHAQYLTTLAIVASSLEKFATEIRNLQRTDIREAEEYFSEKQKGSSAMPHKRNPITCERISGLARIVRGNALASMEDITLWHERDISHSSVERVILPDSTIAVDYAINKFIDIVDKLLIYPEAMKANIEKTGGLIFSQRILISLVNKGIDRDNAYRWVQRNAMKRWLNNEDFRENIHKDEDITKYLSSQEIDDCFDYAYYLRNIDVIMKRFGI, from the coding sequence ATGATAAAGAGATATACTAGAAAAGAGATGGGCGAACTTTGGAGCTTGCAAAATGAGTTTCAGGTTATGCTTGATGTTGAAATTGCTGCTTGTGAGGCTATGGCTGAAATAGGAGAGATTCCTCAAGAAGCAGTAAAAAATATTAAAGAAAAAGCAACTTTCACAGTAGAGAGAATTGCTGAAATAGAGAAAGAAACTAATCATGATATAATATCATTTGTAACTGCTGTTCAGGAAAATGTAGGAGAGGGCGGACAATATATACATAAAGGTTTGACTTCAAGCGATGTAAAAGATACTGCATTGGCTGTTATGATGAAAAGATCTGCTGAAATAATATTAGATGACTTAAAAAGATTATCAGAAGTTTTATTAAGAAGAGCAAAAGAACATAAATATACTCCTTGTATAGGACGTACTCATGGTATACATGCTGAGCCTATGACATTAGGGTTAAAATTCATTTTATGGTATGATGAAAATGAAAGAAATATAAAAAGGGTAGAGGAAGCTAAAAAACAGGTTTCAGTTGGTAAGCTTTCCGGTGCAGTTGGTACTTATAGTAATATTGATCCTAGAATAGAAGAAATAGTTTGTAAAAAATTAGGTATAGAAGCTGATAAAGTTTCTACTCAAATAATACAAAGAGACAGACATGCACAGTATCTTACAACTTTAGCAATAGTTGCTAGTTCATTAGAGAAATTTGCTACAGAGATTAGAAACTTACAAAGAACAGATATAAGAGAAGCAGAAGAATATTTCAGTGAAAAGCAAAAAGGTTCATCTGCTATGCCTCATAAAAGAAACCCTATCACTTGCGAAAGAATATCAGGTTTAGCAAGAATAGTAAGAGGTAATGCATTAGCTTCTATGGAAGACATTACACTTTGGCATGAGAGAGATATAAGCCATTCATCAGTAGAAAGAGTTATACTTCCAGATTCTACTATTGCTGTTGATTATGCTATTAATAAATTCATTGATATAGTAGATAAGCTTTTAATTTATCCTGAAGCTATGAAAGCAAATATTGAAAAGACAGGCGGTTTAATTTTCAGTCAAAGAATTTTAATAAGTTTAGTTAATAAAGGCATTGATAGAGATAATGCTTACAGATGGGTACAAAGAAATGCAATGAAAAGATGGCTCAATAACGAAGATTTTAGAGAGAATATTCACAAAGATGAGGATATTACAAAATATTTAAGCTCTCAGGAAATTGATGACTGCTTTGACTATGCATACTATCTAAGAAATATTGATGTTATAATGAAAAGATTCGGAATATAA
- a CDS encoding threonine aldolase family protein: MEIYDLRSDTITKPSEEMRKAIYNAECGDDVYMEDPTVNKIQEMAADITGKEKAIFVSSGTMGNLIPMMVLGRKTKQILLEEQSHIIHYEVGGVSSLAGLIPLPVKADKGILTKDIIKNYLNNQATYATTVNIVEIENTHNRHGGSVYPIEVLKELHDLTKSKNVHLHMDGARVFNASIASKVSVKEISSHTDSITFCLSKGLGAPMGAMICADKDFIDEAFRMRKLIGGGMRQIGLMAAAGIYALENNIPSLEEDHQKAKKIAKAILESGMGTLNLEDVETNIVITNTKKLSAEILPKLLEKGIKANSFGDYKIRFVTHRDISMKKIDEVCEIIKNLKI; this comes from the coding sequence ATGGAAATTTATGATTTAAGAAGCGATACCATTACAAAACCAAGCGAAGAAATGCGTAAAGCAATATATAATGCTGAATGCGGTGATGATGTGTATATGGAAGATCCTACAGTAAATAAAATTCAGGAAATGGCAGCAGATATTACAGGAAAAGAAAAAGCAATATTTGTTTCTAGCGGTACTATGGGTAATTTAATACCTATGATGGTATTAGGAAGAAAAACAAAGCAGATACTTTTAGAGGAACAATCTCATATAATACATTATGAAGTTGGAGGAGTTTCTTCTTTAGCAGGCTTAATACCATTACCTGTTAAAGCTGATAAAGGAATATTAACTAAAGATATTATAAAAAATTATTTGAATAATCAAGCTACTTATGCAACAACAGTTAATATAGTAGAGATAGAAAATACTCATAACAGACATGGCGGAAGTGTTTATCCTATAGAAGTATTAAAAGAACTGCATGATTTAACTAAATCAAAAAATGTTCATCTTCATATGGATGGAGCTAGAGTTTTTAATGCCTCTATAGCAAGTAAAGTATCAGTAAAAGAAATATCATCACATACAGACTCAATTACTTTCTGTTTATCTAAAGGTTTGGGAGCTCCAATGGGTGCTATGATATGTGCAGATAAAGATTTCATTGATGAAGCTTTCAGAATGAGAAAATTAATAGGCGGAGGTATGAGACAAATTGGACTTATGGCTGCTGCCGGAATATATGCATTAGAAAATAATATACCTTCATTGGAAGAGGATCATCAAAAAGCAAAAAAAATAGCAAAAGCAATATTAGAATCTGGAATGGGAACATTAAATTTAGAAGATGTAGAAACTAATATAGTTATAACTAATACAAAAAAACTATCCGCAGAAATATTACCAAAACTTTTAGAAAAAGGTATTAAAGCAAATTCTTTTGGTGATTATAAAATAAGATTTGTTACACATAGAGATATAAGTATGAAAAAAATAGATGAAGTCTGCGAGATTATAAAAAATTTAAAAATATAA
- a CDS encoding methyl-accepting chemotaxis protein: protein MKNKLMIKFLAPFIIFLLFLFVLIYIFYKPLYKSRFLKEKNLQALEAKTRTEGYVEELKNTIYVMDAYLSSNPNWVEFGNFITNVQKLNEGYLNVYFGNSTPYPQGGVFMNTLEVYPLTYDQTSRDWYKDSVATNNIMISDPYIDFAVNKLTVTFGKAVYTNGSLKGVCAIDFANINTITESLKKNFEDEIYIVSDKGIFMTHDNKNYILNETNNLFTYSIFADFKNNLSSHIGDLDIIGNEWYSIKKTDNAPWILVFKGSAEIFYSQFRFLMLSFFLCIFLLIVLEFLLVARIVIPLSNNLYQAITIMTLMQDGRFDSQFEEKDLKRKDVSGTLANSINDMQHIMFTIVSELKQNILLINNSSEKISRGIDNLSDRTSSQAAAVEEITSSIENLLTAISNTSKNSYDAKNMSSKVTESTQSGVSAVNEISNNMTEISESSKEISNITKLIQSIAFQTNILALNAAVEAARAGEQGRGFAVVASEIRSLAQNVNEAAGSITSIIENTVSKIEIGYESVKRSLDILIAIENSAKEVSDILVHIYEATAEEEESVRQINMAMNELNKITQENAELVNDSSLLGKDVVNGTNNLSSELEYFKLDENFK from the coding sequence ATGAAAAATAAATTAATGATCAAATTTTTAGCTCCTTTTATAATATTTCTTCTGTTTTTATTTGTTCTTATATATATTTTTTATAAGCCTTTGTATAAATCTAGGTTTTTAAAAGAAAAAAATCTTCAAGCATTAGAGGCTAAAACTAGAACAGAAGGGTATGTTGAAGAGTTAAAAAATACTATTTATGTTATGGATGCTTATTTATCATCCAACCCTAATTGGGTAGAATTTGGTAATTTTATTACTAACGTTCAGAAACTTAATGAAGGTTATTTGAATGTATATTTTGGAAATAGTACACCATATCCTCAAGGCGGGGTCTTTATGAATACCTTGGAAGTTTATCCTCTTACTTATGATCAAACTTCTAGGGATTGGTATAAAGATTCTGTTGCCACTAATAATATAATGATTAGTGACCCTTATATTGATTTTGCTGTTAATAAGCTTACAGTTACATTTGGAAAGGCTGTTTATACTAATGGCAGTTTAAAAGGTGTATGTGCAATAGATTTTGCAAATATAAATACAATTACTGAAAGCTTAAAAAAAAATTTTGAAGATGAAATTTATATAGTTTCTGATAAGGGTATTTTTATGACCCATGATAATAAAAATTATATCCTAAATGAAACTAATAATTTATTTACATATTCTATATTTGCCGATTTTAAAAATAATTTATCATCTCATATAGGTGATTTAGATATAATAGGTAATGAATGGTATTCTATTAAAAAAACAGATAATGCTCCTTGGATACTAGTATTTAAAGGAAGCGCTGAAATATTTTATTCTCAATTTAGATTCCTTATGTTAAGTTTCTTCTTATGTATATTCTTACTTATAGTATTAGAATTCCTTTTGGTTGCTAGAATAGTAATACCATTATCAAATAATTTATATCAGGCTATTACAATAATGACATTAATGCAGGACGGAAGATTTGACAGCCAATTTGAGGAGAAAGATTTAAAAAGAAAAGATGTTTCAGGTACTTTGGCAAATTCAATTAATGATATGCAGCATATTATGTTTACAATAGTTTCTGAATTAAAGCAAAATATATTATTAATTAATAATTCATCTGAAAAAATATCAAGAGGTATAGATAATTTATCCGACAGAACATCTTCTCAGGCTGCGGCTGTTGAAGAAATAACTAGTTCTATAGAAAATTTACTTACGGCTATTTCAAATACATCAAAAAACTCTTATGATGCTAAGAATATGAGTTCTAAAGTTACTGAATCTACACAAAGCGGTGTATCAGCAGTTAATGAAATATCTAATAATATGACTGAAATTTCAGAATCTAGTAAGGAAATATCAAATATTACTAAGTTAATACAATCTATAGCTTTCCAAACAAATATATTAGCACTTAATGCAGCTGTAGAGGCAGCAAGAGCTGGAGAACAGGGCAGAGGATTTGCTGTTGTAGCTTCAGAAATAAGAAGTTTAGCTCAGAATGTTAATGAAGCAGCAGGAAGTATTACCAGCATAATAGAAAATACTGTATCTAAAATAGAAATTGGATATGAGTCTGTAAAAAGATCTTTAGATATACTTATAGCGATAGAAAATTCTGCAAAAGAAGTTTCGGATATATTAGTTCATATATATGAAGCTACAGCCGAAGAAGAAGAAAGTGTAAGACAAATTAATATGGCTATGAATGAATTAAATAAAATTACTCAGGAAAATGCTGAATTGGTTAATGACAGTTCATTACTTGGAAAAGATGTTGTTAATGGAACTAATAATTTATCATCTGAATTAGAATATTTTAAATTAGATGAGAATTTTAAATAA
- a CDS encoding class I SAM-dependent methyltransferase, whose product MICEVCGGNNYTEIGIINNVWKNDKRVYQCSDCGLYFIEQPTDEEIYLLYKNEYHNNIKNKLFEKAKSKMRYARSLSQFNFVRNNIDCINKKVCEIGAFDGLLLNIFKKYGCDVYGYELNDNARLYAKNKYNIDLKPNFLESEDKYDIIMLSHVIEHFKNPSEILLKIKDMLKPNGYLYIEVPNSPMKDQCSYDMLMRYLSTEHIVNFNMNNLIKFIEKAGLNIIEFNYSNYKLPVNNEMLRANILEGSLPNINNIFSFSLFALNMLISPKLVFVDYKDNNNIWSYGENIRVISNR is encoded by the coding sequence ATGATATGTGAGGTTTGCGGCGGTAATAATTATACTGAAATAGGCATCATAAATAATGTATGGAAGAATGATAAAAGAGTTTATCAATGCAGTGATTGCGGACTTTATTTTATAGAACAGCCCACAGATGAAGAAATATATCTTCTATATAAAAATGAATATCATAATAATATAAAAAATAAATTATTTGAAAAAGCTAAAAGCAAAATGCGTTATGCTAGAAGCCTATCTCAATTTAATTTTGTAAGAAATAATATTGATTGTATAAACAAAAAAGTTTGTGAGATAGGTGCTTTTGACGGATTATTATTAAATATATTCAAAAAATATGGCTGTGATGTTTATGGATATGAACTTAATGATAATGCCAGACTTTATGCTAAAAATAAATATAATATTGATTTAAAGCCAAACTTTTTAGAAAGTGAAGATAAATATGATATCATAATGCTTTCACATGTAATAGAGCATTTTAAAAATCCTTCAGAAATATTATTAAAAATTAAGGATATGCTCAAACCTAATGGCTATCTATATATTGAAGTACCTAATTCTCCTATGAAAGATCAATGTAGCTATGATATGCTTATGAGATATTTATCTACTGAACATATTGTTAACTTTAATATGAATAATCTTATAAAATTTATAGAAAAAGCAGGATTAAATATTATAGAATTTAATTACAGTAATTATAAACTTCCTGTAAATAATGAAATGCTTAGAGCAAATATATTAGAGGGAAGTTTGCCTAATATAAATAATATTTTTTCTTTTTCTCTTTTTGCTTTAAATATGCTTATTTCTCCAAAATTGGTATTTGTTGATTATAAAGATAATAATAACATATGGTCTTATGGAGAAAACATAAGAGTAATATCAAATCGTTAA